From Thermothelomyces thermophilus ATCC 42464 chromosome 6, complete sequence, the proteins below share one genomic window:
- a CDS encoding glycosyltransferase family 22 protein (CAZy_ID 267848), translating into MATTQAAPQVPAPKKQKKEFVHPSAKHARKKAIQNAFAIEPISAFYIFLGANIIAALFAPIQDCDETFNYWEPTHYLSHGYGLQTWEYSPDYAIRSWLYIAIHALGANIRRLLPRSSKVAEFYFLRYLLAFGCALCQTLMWKAVCLALNPRVGLFFIAALVFSPGNFHSSTAYLPSSFAMYMGMLGAAAFMNWRGGLKTSQGMFWFALGGVLGWPFAIALCAPFVLEEVFFAMLSDKERFFESFIRLARGVVATLLLVAFDTAINTFFYRKFEIVTWNIIKYNVFSSTGGPDLYGTEPWTFYFKNLALNFNVWFVLALLSLPLFLLQKLVSRRSAGESFQSGLRTLVFLSPFYLWLGIFTLQPHKEERFMYPAYPFLALNAALALHTLLALLGNAGPKTLIGRIPAKVKLAVVALGLLASVNVGLARVWGLYTGYHAPLDLYAPLATTGGPGDTVCFGKDWYRFPTSFFLPRDMRAKFVRSEFRGLLPGEFSEARTGFGFWSGTWLPTSGLNDRNEEDPGKYADLRTCVFLVDTQFPERRAAAAAAGEPLSLPPNEPDYAQDVERWEEVRCLPFLDAERTHFLARALWLPDWEIVPERLRRKWGRHCLLKRRK; encoded by the exons ATGGCGACCACCCAGGCTGCGCCTCAGGTGCCTGCACCAAAGAAGCAAAAGAAGGAATTTGTACATCCGTCAGCGAAACACGCACGCAAAAA GGCCATTCAGAATGCCTTTGCCATCGAGCCCATCTCAGCATTCTACATCTTCCTGGGAGCCAACATCATAGCGGCCCTTTTCGCCCCGATCCAGGACTGCGATGAGACATTCAACTACTGGGAGCCTACCCACTATCTCAGCCATGGCTACGGCCTGCAGACGTGGGAGTACTCGCCTGACTATGCCATCCGCAGCTGGCTATACATCGCCATCCACGCCCTCGGCGCCAACATCCGCCGCCTGCTGCCGCGCTCGTCCAAGGTGGCTGAGTTCTACTTCCTCCGCTACCTGCTCGCCTTTGGCTGCGCTCTGTGCCAGACGCTCATGTGGAAGGCCGTTTGTCTGGCGCTGAACCCGCGGGTTGGCCTGTTCTTCATTGCCGCTCTGGTCTTCAGCCCGGGGAACTTTCACTCCAGCACCGCCTACCTGCCGTCCAGCTTCGCCATGTACATGGGCATGTTAGGCGCAGCTGCCTTCATGAACTGGCGCGGCGGGTTGAAGACGTCGCAGGGCATGTTCTGGTTTGCTCTCGGCGGTGTTCTCGGGTGGCCCTTTGCCATCGCCCTCTGCGCCCCCTTTGTACTGGAGGAGGTTTTCTTTGCTATGCTGAGCGACAAGGAGCGCTTCTTCGAGTCCTTCATCAGGCTCGCCCGCGGTGTCGTAGCGACGCTGCTCCTGGTC GCCTTCGACACAGCCATCAACACCTTCTTCTACAGGAAGTTTGAGATTGTCACGTGGAACATCATCAAGTACAACGTCTTCTCCTCCACCGGCGGCCCCGATCTGTACGGCACCGAGCCGTGGACCTTCTACTTCAAGAACCTCGCCCTCAACTTTAACGTCTGGTTcgtcctcgccctcctcTCCTTGCCGCTCTTCCTGCTCCAGAAGCTCGTCTCCCGGCGCAGCGCAGGCGAATCCTTCCAGTCCGGCCTGCGCACGCTCGTCTTCCTGTCGCCCTTCTACCTGTGGCTCGGCATCTTCACCCTGCAGCCGCACAAGGAGGAGCGCTTCATGTATCCAGCTTACCCATTCCTGGCCCTCAACGCCGCACTGGCCCTGCACACCCTGCTCGCCCTCCTTGGCAACGCCGGCCCGAAAACCCTCATCGGCCGCATCCCGGCCAAAGTGAAACTGGCCGTCGTCGCCCTGGGTCTTCTCGCCTCGGTCAACGTGGGCCTGGCCCGCGTCTGGGGCCTGTACACGGGTTATCACGCCCCGCTAGACCTCTACGCGCCGCTCGCCACCACCGGCGGGCCGGGGGACACGGTCTGCTTCGGCAAGGATTGGTACCGCTTCCCGACGTCGTTCTTCTTGCCGCGCGACATGCGCGCCAAGTTTGTGCGCTCCGAGTTCCGCGGCCTGCTGCCGGGGGAGTTCTCGGAGGCGCGCACCGGGTTCGGCTTCTGGAGCGGCACCTGGCTGCCGACCAGCGGGCTCAACGACCGCAACGAGGAAGACCCGGGCAAGTACGCCGACCTGAGGACGTGCGTCTTCCTGGTGGACACGCAGTTCCCCGAGCGTCGGGCGGCTGCTGCGGCCGCGGGGGAGCCGCTGTCGCTGCCGCCGAACGAGCCCGACTACGCCCAGGACGTGGAGAGGTGGGAGGAGGTACGGTGCCTGCCCTTCTTGGACGCGGAGAGGACGCACTTCCTGGCCAGGGCGCTTTGGCTGCCCGACTGGGAGATCGTTCCGGAACGGCTGCGGAGGAAATGGGGAAGGCATTGTCTGCTGAAGCGGAGAAAGTAA